From the Micromonospora sediminicola genome, one window contains:
- a CDS encoding nucleotidyl transferase AbiEii/AbiGii toxin family protein, which yields MTHPHDFYREVARVALAAAGRHRFVLGGGVAWAAHGLVTRPTEDVDLFADVEGAPAAAADGVRAALERAGYQVQDADPGGLGEVFDGFDRDLRDFVVRRDGREIRLSLARLDRHRSPVVMDLGPVMDVRDLIANKTAALVNRREVRDYIDVAAALDRYDVADLLDLARQVDPALDDEDVRAAGRYLDGLADRRFTRYGLDAARIAEVRRRMAVWPR from the coding sequence GTGACACATCCGCACGACTTCTACCGGGAGGTGGCCCGGGTCGCGCTCGCCGCCGCCGGCCGGCACCGGTTCGTGCTCGGCGGCGGGGTGGCGTGGGCGGCGCACGGCCTGGTCACCCGCCCCACCGAGGACGTCGACCTGTTCGCCGACGTGGAGGGCGCCCCCGCGGCGGCGGCGGACGGCGTGCGCGCCGCGCTGGAGCGGGCGGGATACCAGGTGCAGGACGCCGACCCCGGTGGCCTGGGCGAGGTGTTCGACGGCTTCGACCGCGACCTGCGCGACTTCGTGGTGCGCCGGGACGGCCGGGAGATCCGCCTCAGCCTGGCCCGCCTGGACCGGCACCGCAGCCCGGTGGTGATGGACCTCGGGCCGGTGATGGACGTGCGGGACCTGATCGCCAACAAGACCGCCGCGCTGGTCAACAGACGCGAGGTACGCGACTACATCGACGTCGCCGCCGCGCTGGACCGCTACGACGTGGCCGACCTGCTGGACCTGGCCCGGCAGGTGGACCCGGCGCTGGACGACGAGGACGTGCGCGCCGCCGGCCGCTACCTGGACGGCCTGGCCGACCGGCGGTTCACCCGCTACGGCCTGGACGCCGCGCGGATCGCCGAGGTGCGCCGGCGGATGGCCGTCTGGCCCCGCTGA
- a CDS encoding SDR family oxidoreductase: MTEDQFTPQHPTEQYGQREGQPAQQQSAPGSTREMGPKPDHGEESYRGSDRLSGKRAVITGGDSGIGRAVAIAFAREGADVLVSYLGEEEEADARETVALIEQAGRRGVAVRTDLREEANCRELVERAVADLGGIDILVNNAAYQMSQDNGLLDISTEQFDRVFKTNVYAMFWLCKLAVPHMREGSTIINTSSIQAFDPSPQLLDYATTKAAIANFSKALALNLAERGIRVNAVAPGPIWTPLIPATMPEEKVKQFGTDVPLGRPGQPAELAPAYVFFASQESSYVTGEILGVTGGKPTK, from the coding sequence ATGACCGAGGACCAGTTCACCCCGCAGCACCCCACCGAGCAGTACGGCCAGCGCGAGGGTCAGCCGGCGCAACAGCAGTCCGCCCCCGGGTCGACGCGGGAGATGGGCCCGAAGCCTGATCACGGCGAGGAGTCGTACCGGGGCAGTGACCGGCTCAGCGGCAAGCGGGCGGTCATCACCGGCGGCGACTCCGGCATCGGTCGCGCCGTGGCGATCGCCTTCGCCCGGGAGGGCGCCGACGTCCTGGTCTCCTACCTCGGCGAGGAGGAGGAGGCGGACGCCCGCGAGACGGTCGCCCTGATCGAGCAGGCCGGGCGCAGGGGTGTCGCGGTCCGCACCGACCTGCGTGAGGAGGCCAACTGCCGCGAGCTGGTCGAGCGCGCGGTCGCCGACCTCGGCGGCATCGACATCCTGGTCAACAACGCGGCCTACCAGATGTCGCAGGACAACGGCCTGCTCGACATCAGCACCGAGCAGTTCGACCGGGTCTTCAAGACCAACGTGTACGCCATGTTCTGGCTGTGCAAGCTCGCCGTGCCGCACATGAGGGAGGGCTCGACGATCATCAACACCTCGTCGATCCAGGCCTTCGACCCGTCGCCGCAGCTGCTCGACTACGCCACCACCAAGGCGGCCATCGCCAACTTCAGCAAGGCGCTCGCGCTGAACCTGGCCGAGCGGGGCATCCGGGTGAACGCCGTCGCGCCCGGCCCGATCTGGACGCCGCTGATCCCGGCCACCATGCCCGAGGAGAAGGTGAAGCAGTTCGGCACCGACGTGCCGCTGGGCCGCCCCGGCCAGCCCGCCGAGCTGGCCCCGGCGTACGTCTTCTTCGCCTCACAGGAGTCCAGCTACGTCACCGGCGAGATCCTCGGCGTCACCGGCGGCAAGCCGACGAAGTGA